The Labrus bergylta chromosome 15, fLabBer1.1, whole genome shotgun sequence genome includes a region encoding these proteins:
- the LOC136182696 gene encoding tyrosine-protein phosphatase non-receptor type 23-like isoform X1, translating into MNQSEDRDEGAPPSKSTLCGEHEDQTRPEQQNRPGPGPRSRSSLSVKNLVLKFESHDFKDGQQHANKIPEQPLRPGPKLDPDPDPDPEPEPDPEPDPEPEPEPEPEPEPEPEPDPEPDPQPKPEHEHEHEHDPGETIDFKDRRRFSDEVRGPRPASRSRPGPGPAPSLGSLKSEKSIERFDDFKDGHEFENPKQQKQERPRPRPRPRPALRPRPGPGPAPSLGSLKSQKSIERFDDFKDGHEFENPKMDHGGEQRLKPGVKKYFCELTLDPNTAHRNLKLSDNNREVTRVTEDQSYPDHPDRFDKYSQLLCRNGLTGRCYWEVDWRGDVDISVSYRGITRKGDSDDCMFGWNDQSWSLNCCDEGFSAWYNGSRTALPLSSPSVSHRVPDLPLSLSSVSHTVTALPLSSSSVSKRVTVRPLSSLSVSNRVKDLLLFSSSSVSNRVAVYVDCPAGSLSFYRVSSDTLIHLHTFNTTFTEPLYPGFGFQYCTSSVSLCSL; encoded by the exons ATGAATCAGTCTGAGGACAGAGATGAGGGAGCCCCTCCCTCTAAATCCACTCTGTGTGGGGAACATGAAGACCAGACcag accagagcagcagaacagacctggacctggacctagATCTAGATCGAGTTTGTCTGTAAAGAACCTAGTTTTGAAGTTTGAATCTCATGATTTCAAAGATGGACAACAGCATGCCAATAAAAT cCCAGAGCAGCCACTAAGACCTGGACCTAAActtgatcctgatcctgatcctgatcctgaacctgaacctgatcCTGAACCTgatcctgaacctgaacctgaacctgaacctgaacctgaacctgaacctgaacctgatcCTGAACCTGATCCTCAACCTAAAcctgaacatgaacatgaacatgaacatgatCCTGGTGAAACTATAGACTTCAAAGATCGACGGCGCTTTTCTGATGAGGT ACGAGGGCCTAGACCTGCATCTAGATCtagacctggacctggacctgctCCCAGCTTGGGATCCCTGAAAAGTGAAAAGTCTATTGAGCGATTTGATGACTTCAAAGATGGACACGAGTTTGAAAATCCAAA ACAACAGAAGCAGGAAAGACCTAGACCTAGACCTAGACCTAGACCTGCACTTAGACCtagacctggacctggacctgctCCCAGCTTGGGGTCCCTGAAAAGTCAGAAGTCTATTGAGCGATTTGATGACTTCAAAGATGGACACGAGTTTGAAAATCCAAA gATGGACCATGGTGGAGAGCAGAGGTTAAAACCTGGTGTGAAGAAGT ATTTCTGTGAactcacactggatccaaacacagcacacagaaacctcaaactgtctgacaacaacagggaGGTGACACGTGTGACAGAGGATCAGTCATaccctgatcatccagacagatttgacaaatattctcagctgctgtgtagaaatggtctgactggtcgctgttactgggaggttgATTGGAGAGGAGATGTTGACATATCAGTGTCTTACAGAGGAATCACAAGGAAAGGTGACAGTGATGACTGTATGTTTGGATGGAacgatcagtcctggagtctgaacTGCTGTGATGAAGGTTTCTCTGCTTGGTACAATGGTAGCAGAacagccctccctctctcctcgccctctgtctctcacagagtaccagacctccctctctccttgtcctctgtctctcacacagtaacagccctccctctctcctcctcctctgtctctaagAGAGTGACAGTCCGTCCTCTCTCCTCATTATCTGTCTCTAACAGAGTAAAagacctccttctcttctcctcctcctctgtctctaacagagtagcagtgtatgtggactgtcctgctggctctctgtctttctacagagtctcctctgacacactgatccacctccacaccttcaacaccacattcactgaacctctgtATCCTGGTTTTGGTTTTCAGTATTGTacttcttcagtgtctctgtgttctctgtag
- the LOC136182696 gene encoding protein TsetseEP-like isoform X2, with protein MNQSEDRDEGAPPSKSTLCGEHEDQTRPEQQNRPGPGPRSRSSLSVKNLVLKFESHDFKDGQQHANKIPEQPLRPGPKLDPDPDPDPEPEPDPEPDPEPEPEPEPEPEPEPEPDPEPDPQPKPEHEHEHEHDPGETIDFKDRRRFSDEVRGPRPASRSRPGPGPAPSLGSLKSEKSIERFDDFKDGHEFENPKQQKQERPRPRPRPRPALRPRPGPGPAPSLGSLKSQKSIERFDDFKDGHEFENPKWVFSTLLLKLPQLNLF; from the exons ATGAATCAGTCTGAGGACAGAGATGAGGGAGCCCCTCCCTCTAAATCCACTCTGTGTGGGGAACATGAAGACCAGACcag accagagcagcagaacagacctggacctggacctagATCTAGATCGAGTTTGTCTGTAAAGAACCTAGTTTTGAAGTTTGAATCTCATGATTTCAAAGATGGACAACAGCATGCCAATAAAAT cCCAGAGCAGCCACTAAGACCTGGACCTAAActtgatcctgatcctgatcctgatcctgaacctgaacctgatcCTGAACCTgatcctgaacctgaacctgaacctgaacctgaacctgaacctgaacctgaacctgatcCTGAACCTGATCCTCAACCTAAAcctgaacatgaacatgaacatgaacatgatCCTGGTGAAACTATAGACTTCAAAGATCGACGGCGCTTTTCTGATGAGGT ACGAGGGCCTAGACCTGCATCTAGATCtagacctggacctggacctgctCCCAGCTTGGGATCCCTGAAAAGTGAAAAGTCTATTGAGCGATTTGATGACTTCAAAGATGGACACGAGTTTGAAAATCCAAA ACAACAGAAGCAGGAAAGACCTAGACCTAGACCTAGACCTAGACCTGCACTTAGACCtagacctggacctggacctgctCCCAGCTTGGGGTCCCTGAAAAGTCAGAAGTCTATTGAGCGATTTGATGACTTCAAAGATGGACACGAGTTTGAAAATCCAAA ATGGGTGTTTTCCACACTGCTTTTAAAACTGCCACAGTTAAACCTCTTCTGA
- the LOC136182775 gene encoding uncharacterized protein, with translation MKERKTTRPEGTSRDQRGPEGTSRVQQSPEGTSRDQRGPAESSRVQQRPEGISRDQRGPAETRGDQQSPEGTSRVQQRPEGISREQRPEGISRDQRGPAETSRDQRGSAESRGDQQRPEGTSRDQRGPAESSRVQRGSAETRGDQQRPEGTSRVQQRPEGTSRDQRGPAESRESPERISRDQRGPAESRESPERISRDQRESREDQQRPEGTSRVQRESREDQQRPEGISRVQRESREDQQRPEGISRVQRESREDQQRPEGTSRVC, from the exons atgaaggagaggaa AACCACTAGACCAGAGGGGACCAGCAGAGACCAGAGGGGACCAGAGGGGACCAGCAGAGTCCAGCAGAGTCCAGAGGGGACCAGCAGAGACCAGAGGGGACCAGCAGAGTCCAGCAGAGTCCAGCAGAGACCAGAGGGGATCAGCAGAGACCAGAGGGGACCAGCAGAGACCAGAGGGGACCAGCAGAGTCCAGAGGGGACCAGCAGAGTCCAGCAGAGACCAGAGGGGatcagcagagagcagagaccAGAGGGGATCAGCAGAGACCAGAGGGGACCAGCAGAGACCAGCAGAGACCAGAGGGGATCAGCAGAGTCCAGAGGGGACCAGCAGAGACCAGAGGGGACCAGCAGAGACCAGAGGGGACCAGCAGAGTCCAGCAGAGTCCAGAGGGGATCAGCAGAGACCAGAGGGGACCAGCAGAGACCAGAGGGGACCAGCAGAGTCCAGCAGAGACCAGAGGGGACCAGCAGAGACCAGAGGGGACCAGCAGAGTCCAGAGAGAGTCCAGAGAGGATCAGCAGAGACCAGAGGGGACCAGCAGAGTCCAGAGAGAGTCCAGAGAGGATcagcagagaccagagagagtcCAGAGAGGATCAGCAGAGACCAGAGGGGACCAGCAGAGTCCAGAGAGAGTCCAGAGAGGATCAGCAGAGACCAGAGGGGATCAGCAGAGTCCAGAGAGAGTCCAGAGAGGATCAGCAGAGACCAGAGGGGATCAGCAGAGTCCAGAGAGAGTCCAGAGAGGATCAGCAGAGACCAGAGGGGACCAGCAGAGTCTGCTGA